A genomic stretch from Serratia entomophila includes:
- the smdB gene encoding multidrug efflux ABC transporter permease/ATP-binding subunit SmdB, with translation MNKVQKLWPTLKRLLAYGSPYRKPLGIAVLMLWVAAAAEVAGPILISYFIDNYVAKGQLPLAIVGGLAAAYVLLELLAAALHYFQALLFNQAAVGVVQRLRTDVMDAALRQPLSAFDTQPVGQLISRVTNDTEVIKDLYVMVVSTVLKSAALIGTMLVAMFSLDWRMALVAICIFPAVFVVMGIYQYYSTPIVRRVRSYLADINDGFNEVINGMGVIQQFRQQIRFGERMSAASRSHYTARMQTLRLDGFLLRPLLSLFSALVLCGLLMLFGFSGEGAIGVGVLYAFINYLGRLNEPLIELTSQQSILQQAVVAGERIFELMDRSQQSYGADDRPLASGRIDIDDLSFAYRADKKVLQHISLSVPSRGFVALVGHTGSGKSTLANLLMGYYPVGEGEVRLDGRPLSSLSHRTLRQGMAMVQQDPVVIAESVLANVTLGRNISEQAVWQALERVQLAELVRGFPQGIHTRLGEQGNNLSVGQKQLLALARVLVQAPQILILDEATANIDSGTEQAIQRALRLIREHTTLVVIAHRLSTIVDADSILVLHRGQAVEQGNHQQLLAQQGRYHQMYQLQLVGEELAAATREESQPA, from the coding sequence ATGAATAAAGTACAAAAGCTGTGGCCGACCTTGAAACGGCTGCTGGCTTACGGCTCGCCGTACCGCAAACCGCTGGGGATTGCGGTGCTGATGCTGTGGGTGGCGGCGGCGGCGGAAGTCGCCGGGCCAATCCTGATCAGCTATTTCATCGACAACTACGTCGCCAAAGGGCAGTTGCCGCTGGCGATCGTCGGCGGGCTGGCGGCGGCCTACGTGCTGCTGGAGCTGCTGGCGGCGGCGTTGCACTATTTTCAGGCGCTGCTGTTCAACCAGGCGGCGGTGGGGGTGGTGCAGCGTTTGCGCACCGACGTGATGGACGCCGCACTGCGCCAGCCGCTCAGCGCCTTCGACACCCAGCCGGTCGGGCAGCTGATTTCGCGCGTGACCAACGATACCGAGGTGATCAAGGATCTGTACGTCATGGTGGTCTCCACGGTGCTGAAAAGCGCCGCGCTGATCGGCACCATGCTGGTGGCGATGTTCAGCCTCGACTGGCGCATGGCGCTGGTGGCTATCTGCATTTTCCCGGCGGTGTTTGTGGTGATGGGCATTTACCAGTACTACAGCACGCCGATCGTGCGCCGGGTGCGCAGCTATCTGGCGGACATCAACGACGGCTTCAATGAAGTGATCAACGGCATGGGGGTGATCCAGCAGTTTCGCCAACAGATCCGCTTCGGCGAACGCATGAGCGCCGCCAGCCGTTCGCATTATACCGCACGCATGCAAACCCTGCGGCTGGACGGCTTTCTGCTGCGGCCGCTGTTGAGCCTGTTTTCGGCGCTGGTATTGTGCGGCCTGCTGATGCTGTTCGGCTTCAGCGGTGAGGGCGCGATCGGCGTCGGCGTACTGTACGCTTTTATCAACTACCTGGGCCGCCTGAACGAGCCGCTGATCGAGCTGACCTCGCAGCAATCGATTTTGCAACAGGCGGTGGTGGCCGGCGAACGCATCTTCGAGCTGATGGATCGCAGCCAGCAAAGCTACGGCGCCGACGATCGCCCGCTGGCCAGCGGCCGCATCGACATCGACGATCTGAGCTTCGCCTATCGCGCGGACAAAAAGGTGCTGCAGCATATTTCGCTGTCGGTGCCTTCGCGCGGTTTCGTGGCGCTGGTTGGCCACACCGGCAGTGGCAAGAGCACGCTGGCCAACTTGCTGATGGGCTATTACCCGGTCGGCGAGGGTGAGGTGCGCCTCGACGGTCGCCCGCTATCCAGCCTGTCGCACCGCACGCTGCGCCAGGGCATGGCGATGGTGCAGCAGGATCCGGTGGTGATCGCCGAATCGGTATTGGCCAACGTCACGCTGGGGCGCAACATCTCGGAACAGGCGGTGTGGCAGGCGCTGGAGAGGGTGCAGCTGGCGGAGCTGGTGCGCGGTTTCCCGCAGGGTATTCATACTCGCCTGGGCGAGCAGGGCAATAACCTGTCGGTGGGCCAAAAACAGCTGCTGGCGCTGGCACGGGTGCTGGTGCAAGCGCCGCAGATCCTGATCCTCGACGAGGCGACCGCCAACATCGACTCGGGAACCGAGCAGGCCATCCAGCGCGCGCTGCGGCTGATCCGCGAGCACACCACGCTGGTGGTGATCGCTCACCGTCTGTCGACCATCGTCGACGCCGATTCGATTCTGGTGCTGCACCGCGGGCAGGCGGTGGAGCAGGGCAATCACCAGCAGCTGCTGGCGCAGCAGGGCCGTTACCATCAGATGTATCAGCTGCAGCTGGTGGGCGAAGAGCTGGCGGCGGCAACCCGCGAAGAGAGCCAACCCGCCTGA
- a CDS encoding type II secretion system protein N: MSKRFIGYVFSFFFLLNLAFIFSQLWKITHIGAATEPAPAAPRHVGFPAADDAGVIGALNLFGRYAQAKGGQRGEEGYRVRPQGITDQIIRDAPESRLAGKITGLLLSGNENKSLVIIERAGKQASYGIGERIIDSNAVILRILHDKILLNENGYYASMILKE, from the coding sequence GTGAGCAAGCGGTTCATTGGCTATGTCTTTTCGTTTTTCTTTTTGCTGAATCTGGCGTTTATATTTTCTCAACTGTGGAAAATAACCCACATCGGCGCGGCAACAGAGCCAGCGCCGGCCGCGCCGCGCCATGTCGGGTTTCCTGCGGCGGATGATGCGGGCGTTATCGGCGCGCTCAACTTATTTGGCCGCTATGCGCAGGCAAAGGGCGGGCAACGGGGGGAGGAGGGCTATAGGGTGAGGCCGCAGGGAATTACCGACCAAATCATTCGTGATGCGCCAGAGTCCCGGCTGGCGGGGAAAATTACCGGTTTACTGCTCAGCGGCAATGAAAATAAAAGCCTGGTTATCATAGAGCGCGCTGGAAAGCAGGCCAGCTATGGCATCGGTGAGCGCATTATCGACAGCAACGCCGTTATATTGCGCATATTGCACGATAAGATATTGCTTAATGAAAATGGATACTATGCCTCGATGATTTTAAAAGAGTAG
- the smdA gene encoding multidrug efflux ABC transporter permease/ATP-binding subunit SmdA, with amino-acid sequence MRLFAQIGWYFRREWRRYLGAVVLLIVIAILQLLPPKLVGIIVDGVTEKQMSTGVLMAWLGLMLGTAIIVYLLRYVWRVLLFGASYQLAVELRENFYRQLSRQNPAFYLRHRTGDLMARATNDVDRVVFAAGEGVLTLVDSLVMGLVVLVVMSTQISWELTLLSLIPMPLMAIAIKYYGDQLHQRFKSAQAAFSSLNDQAQESMTSIRMIKAFGLEDHQSNQFAEVAAQTGAKNMHVARVDARFDPTIYIAIGASNLLAIGGGSWMVVNGSLTLGQLTSFVMYLGLMIWPMLALAWMFNIVERGSAAYSRIRSLLEEAPAVQDGQRALPAGRGVLAADIRAFHYPENKQPALHDVRLRLEPGQMLGLCGPTGAGKSTLLSLIQRQFDVDEGQISYHGLPLTEIKLDDWRSRLSVVSQTPFLFSDSVANNIALGNPGATQEQIEQAARLASVHEDILRLPQGYETEVGERGVMLSGGQKQRISIARALLLDAEILILDDALSAVDGRTEHQILHNLRSWGQNRTVIISAHRLSALTEASEILVMQHGGVAQRGEHAALAAQPGWYRDMYRYQQLEAALDEAPEAGEEALANE; translated from the coding sequence GTGAGATTATTTGCTCAAATCGGCTGGTATTTCCGCCGAGAGTGGCGCCGCTACCTGGGGGCGGTGGTGCTGCTGATCGTCATCGCCATTTTGCAACTGCTGCCGCCCAAGCTGGTGGGCATCATCGTGGATGGCGTCACTGAAAAACAGATGTCGACCGGCGTGCTGATGGCCTGGCTTGGGCTGATGCTCGGCACCGCGATTATTGTTTACCTGCTGCGCTACGTGTGGCGGGTACTGCTGTTTGGCGCCTCCTACCAGTTGGCGGTTGAGCTGCGCGAGAATTTCTACCGCCAGCTCAGCCGGCAGAACCCGGCGTTCTATCTGCGCCACCGCACCGGCGATCTGATGGCGCGCGCCACCAATGACGTGGATCGCGTGGTGTTCGCCGCCGGTGAGGGCGTGTTGACGCTGGTGGACTCGTTGGTGATGGGGCTGGTGGTGCTGGTGGTGATGAGCACCCAAATCAGCTGGGAGCTGACGCTGCTTTCGCTGATCCCGATGCCGCTGATGGCGATCGCCATCAAATATTACGGCGACCAGCTGCATCAACGCTTTAAATCGGCGCAGGCGGCATTTTCCAGCCTGAACGATCAGGCGCAGGAAAGCATGACCAGCATCCGCATGATCAAAGCCTTTGGTCTGGAAGATCATCAGTCTAACCAGTTCGCCGAGGTGGCGGCGCAAACCGGCGCGAAGAACATGCACGTGGCGCGGGTCGATGCGCGTTTCGATCCGACGATTTATATCGCCATCGGCGCCTCCAACCTGCTGGCGATCGGCGGCGGTAGCTGGATGGTGGTGAACGGCTCCCTGACTCTGGGGCAGCTGACCAGCTTCGTGATGTATCTCGGCCTGATGATTTGGCCGATGTTGGCGCTGGCCTGGATGTTCAACATCGTTGAGCGCGGCAGCGCGGCGTACAGCCGCATCCGCAGCCTGCTGGAGGAAGCGCCGGCGGTGCAGGACGGGCAACGGGCATTGCCGGCCGGCCGCGGCGTGCTGGCGGCGGATATTCGCGCCTTCCATTATCCGGAGAATAAGCAGCCGGCGCTGCACGATGTCCGGCTGAGGCTGGAGCCGGGGCAGATGCTGGGGCTGTGCGGCCCCACCGGCGCGGGAAAATCGACGCTGCTGTCGCTGATCCAGCGCCAGTTCGACGTGGACGAGGGGCAAATCAGTTATCACGGCCTGCCGCTGACCGAGATCAAGCTCGACGACTGGCGTTCACGCCTTTCGGTGGTCAGCCAAACGCCGTTCCTGTTCTCAGACAGCGTGGCGAACAATATCGCGCTGGGCAACCCGGGCGCGACGCAGGAGCAGATCGAGCAAGCGGCGCGCTTAGCCAGCGTGCACGAGGATATTCTGCGCCTGCCGCAGGGCTATGAAACCGAAGTGGGCGAACGCGGCGTGATGCTGTCCGGCGGCCAGAAGCAGCGCATCTCCATCGCCCGCGCGCTGCTGCTGGACGCGGAAATTCTGATCCTGGACGACGCGCTGTCGGCGGTGGACGGCCGCACCGAGCATCAGATCCTGCACAACCTGCGCAGCTGGGGGCAGAACCGCACGGTGATTATCAGCGCGCACCGGCTGTCGGCGTTGACCGAGGCCAGCGAGATCCTGGTGATGCAGCACGGCGGCGTGGCGCAACGCGGCGAACATGCGGCGCTGGCGGCGCAGCCGGGCTGGTATCGCGACATGTACCGCTACCAGCAGCTGGAGGCGGCGCTGGATGAGGCGCCGGAAGCGGGTGAGGAGGCGTTAGCCAATGAATAA
- a CDS encoding YbaY family lipoprotein, protein MKLWQIVGGAAALTMALAGCAQKSADVPTPTAGNPTAQTQIQGPAVTGSVNIRQRIALPPDAVLTVTLSDASLADAPSKVIAQRAVRTDGKQAPFNFVLPYNPADIQPNARIILSAAVTVNGQMIFITDTIQEVVNRNGTRADLLLVPVQGVPVQAAPTAMP, encoded by the coding sequence ATGAAACTCTGGCAAATCGTAGGCGGAGCAGCAGCATTGACGATGGCTCTGGCGGGCTGTGCCCAAAAGAGTGCGGATGTGCCTACCCCGACGGCAGGAAACCCGACCGCGCAAACGCAGATTCAGGGCCCGGCGGTGACTGGTTCGGTTAACATTCGCCAGCGCATTGCGCTGCCGCCGGATGCCGTACTGACGGTTACTCTCTCTGACGCCTCGCTGGCGGATGCGCCGTCGAAAGTCATTGCCCAGCGAGCTGTGCGCACCGACGGCAAACAGGCGCCGTTTAATTTCGTCCTGCCGTACAACCCGGCCGACATCCAGCCGAATGCGCGTATCATTCTGAGCGCGGCGGTGACGGTGAATGGTCAAATGATCTTTATCACCGACACTATCCAGGAAGTGGTCAACCGCAACGGCACTCGCGCCGATCTGCTGCTGGTTCCTGTACAGGGCGTGCCGGTTCAGGCTGCGCCAACGGCGATGCCGTAA
- the tesB gene encoding acyl-CoA thioesterase II — MSQALQNLLDLLDLEKIEEGLFRGQSEDLGLRQVFGGQVVGQALYAAKQTVPAERSVHSFHSYFLRPGDSSKPIVYDVETLRDGNSFSARRVSAIQHGKPIFYMTASFQSPETGFEHQNRMPDVPPPEGLMSESEIAQKLSHMLPEKVRDKFIGQKPLEMRPVKFHNPLKGSVEEPHRYVWFRANGSMPDDPAIHQYLLGYASDFNFLPTALQPHGVGFLEPGMQVATIDHSMWFHRPFRLDDWLLYAVESSSASGARGFVRGQIYTRDGVLVATTVQEGVIRQRDA; from the coding sequence ATGAGCCAGGCATTACAAAACCTCCTCGATCTGCTGGATCTGGAGAAAATCGAAGAAGGGCTGTTCCGCGGCCAAAGTGAAGATCTGGGCCTGCGTCAGGTGTTCGGCGGCCAGGTCGTGGGCCAGGCGCTGTATGCCGCCAAGCAAACGGTGCCGGCGGAGCGCAGCGTGCATTCGTTCCACAGCTACTTCCTGCGCCCGGGCGATAGCAGCAAGCCTATCGTGTATGACGTGGAAACCCTGCGCGACGGCAACAGCTTCAGCGCTCGCCGCGTCAGCGCCATTCAGCACGGCAAGCCGATTTTTTACATGACCGCCTCCTTCCAAAGCCCGGAGACCGGTTTTGAACATCAGAACCGCATGCCGGACGTGCCGCCGCCGGAAGGGCTGATGTCCGAATCGGAAATCGCCCAGAAGCTGTCGCATATGCTGCCGGAAAAGGTGCGCGATAAGTTTATCGGCCAGAAACCGCTCGAAATGCGGCCGGTGAAGTTCCACAACCCGCTGAAAGGCAGCGTGGAAGAGCCACACCGTTACGTGTGGTTCCGCGCCAACGGCAGCATGCCGGACGATCCGGCCATTCATCAGTATCTGCTGGGCTACGCCTCCGACTTCAACTTCCTGCCGACGGCGCTTCAGCCGCACGGCGTCGGTTTCCTCGAGCCGGGCATGCAGGTGGCCACCATCGACCACTCGATGTGGTTCCACCGCCCGTTCCGCCTGGATGACTGGCTGCTGTACGCGGTGGAAAGCTCCTCCGCCTCCGGCGCGCGCGGTTTCGTGCGCGGGCAGATCTACACCCGCGACGGCGTGCTGGTCGCCACTACGGTGCAGGAAGGGGTGATTCGCCAGCGCGACGCCTAA
- a CDS encoding FidL-like protein, with translation MDKKLNLLSAILVALCVFAAAIVYSLTRSQHDFGDLSCEANATFSYFNSLDRLAGSDDIQLVLKINYVFLSGQKGVLILSGVANDGEKRFFVNRRINFTYTLQGDFYKFYYGEALHSPRDTLPENIYSYFFSSESSFYHIRYIDSNTLIFNSAYSPMFLCNVNS, from the coding sequence ATGGACAAAAAGTTAAACCTGCTATCGGCTATTCTGGTTGCCCTGTGCGTTTTTGCCGCTGCGATAGTTTACTCCCTCACTCGCAGTCAGCATGATTTTGGCGACTTGTCCTGTGAGGCAAACGCCACCTTCAGTTATTTCAACTCCCTGGACAGGCTGGCGGGATCCGACGATATCCAACTGGTATTGAAAATTAATTATGTGTTTTTATCGGGCCAGAAAGGCGTGCTTATTCTTTCCGGCGTAGCGAACGATGGAGAAAAGAGGTTCTTCGTAAACCGCAGAATAAATTTTACCTATACTCTGCAGGGGGATTTTTACAAATTCTACTACGGCGAGGCGCTTCACTCACCGCGTGACACTTTGCCTGAAAATATTTACTCTTACTTCTTCAGCAGCGAATCCAGTTTTTACCATATCAGATATATCGATAGCAACACGCTGATCTTCAACAGCGCCTACTCGCCGATGTTTTTATGTAACGTTAACTCCTGA
- a CDS encoding winged helix-turn-helix domain-containing protein, with protein MIYIIDKDIRFNTENGSLKSIKKGHEVFLSSVNARVFKCLLEHGSEAVSRETLLKQVWADHGLSASSATLNQYICLTRRALASVGFNERLIITLAKKGYRLNNFIQINKLAVDCVEGGIPNAPVPASHGYRYSFILLRSLSIVLPLSFLALCFFYYKHHRAAEKKQLLSYVGSVNGCEVYYAGNFLESNKGNYLQFLARKDLYGQRCRPGEIVLTRVNRSLNANEDSGRQFIAKCAKDRRSILHHCESEYIRAWTKS; from the coding sequence ATGATTTACATCATTGATAAAGATATCAGGTTTAATACTGAAAACGGTTCGCTAAAGAGTATAAAGAAAGGCCATGAAGTTTTCCTATCCAGCGTGAATGCAAGAGTATTCAAGTGTTTGCTTGAGCATGGCAGTGAAGCGGTCAGCCGCGAGACGTTGCTTAAGCAGGTCTGGGCCGACCATGGTTTGAGCGCGTCGTCGGCTACCCTGAATCAATATATCTGCCTGACCCGGCGTGCGCTGGCTTCTGTCGGATTCAATGAACGTCTGATCATCACCCTGGCCAAGAAAGGTTACAGGTTAAATAATTTTATACAAATTAACAAGTTAGCCGTTGACTGCGTCGAAGGCGGCATCCCAAATGCGCCAGTGCCGGCCAGCCATGGCTATCGTTATTCTTTTATTCTGCTGAGAAGCTTATCGATAGTGTTGCCGTTATCTTTCCTGGCGCTGTGCTTTTTTTATTATAAGCACCACCGCGCAGCAGAGAAGAAGCAGCTGTTATCCTATGTGGGCAGCGTCAACGGCTGCGAGGTTTATTATGCCGGTAATTTTTTGGAGAGTAATAAGGGCAATTATTTGCAGTTTTTGGCCAGAAAAGATCTTTACGGGCAGCGCTGTCGCCCAGGAGAGATAGTCCTTACCAGGGTTAACCGTTCTCTCAATGCCAACGAAGACAGCGGGCGGCAGTTTATCGCCAAATGCGCGAAAGATCGTCGTTCTATTCTGCATCATTGTGAGAGTGAGTACATTCGGGCATGGACAAAAAGTTAA
- the glnK gene encoding P-II family nitrogen regulator, with translation MKLVTVVIKPFKLEDVREALSSVGIQGLTVTEVKGFGRQKGHAELYRGAEYSVNFLPKVKIDIAIADDQLDEVVDVISKAAYTGKIGDGKIFVAELQRVIRIRTGETDEAAL, from the coding sequence ATGAAGCTGGTGACCGTGGTGATCAAACCATTCAAGCTGGAGGACGTGCGTGAAGCCCTATCCTCTGTGGGCATTCAGGGGCTGACCGTAACCGAAGTCAAAGGCTTTGGCCGCCAGAAGGGGCACGCTGAGCTTTATCGTGGAGCTGAATACAGCGTCAATTTCCTGCCTAAGGTGAAAATCGATATCGCAATTGCCGACGACCAATTAGATGAAGTGGTTGATGTCATTAGCAAAGCCGCCTACACCGGCAAGATCGGTGACGGCAAAATTTTCGTTGCCGAATTGCAACGTGTCATTCGCATTCGCACCGGCGAAACCGACGAAGCAGCACTGTAA
- the amtB gene encoding ammonium transporter AmtB gives MKKLLSMLGLSTVTMVPSLALAAPAVADKADNAFMMICTALVLFMTLPGVALFYGGLLRSKNVLSMLTQVTVTFALVCVLWVLYGYSLAFSEGNAFFGGFQTAMLKGIGIDSVTGTFNQMIHVAFQCSFACITVALVVGGFAERIRFSAVVIFAAIWFTISYLPIAHMVWGGGFLAADGALDFAGGTVVHINAASAGLIGAYLLGKRAGFGKEAFKPHNLPMVFTGASILYIGWFGFNAGSASAANGIAALAFLNTVIATAGAILSWTFAEWIARGKPSLLGACSGCIAGLVAVTPAAGTVGVGGALIIGLVGGVAGLWGVVTLKKWLKVDDTCDVFGVHGVCGIVGCLLTGVFTASSLGGTGYAEGVTMGHQVWVQLLSVAITLVWSGVAAFIAFKIAGAIVGLRVPEEQEREGLDVNSHGESAYNQ, from the coding sequence ATGAAAAAACTTTTATCCATGTTGGGCCTGAGTACGGTAACCATGGTTCCCTCTTTGGCCCTGGCCGCTCCGGCGGTCGCAGACAAGGCAGACAACGCGTTCATGATGATCTGCACCGCTTTGGTGCTGTTCATGACGCTGCCGGGCGTCGCGCTGTTTTACGGCGGTTTGCTGCGTTCCAAGAACGTGCTGTCGATGCTGACTCAGGTCACCGTCACCTTCGCGCTGGTGTGCGTGCTGTGGGTGTTGTACGGCTACAGCCTGGCCTTCAGCGAGGGCAACGCGTTCTTCGGCGGTTTCCAGACGGCGATGCTGAAAGGCATCGGCATCGACAGCGTGACCGGCACCTTTAACCAGATGATCCACGTGGCGTTCCAATGCTCCTTCGCCTGCATCACCGTGGCGCTGGTGGTGGGCGGCTTCGCTGAACGCATCCGCTTCTCGGCGGTGGTGATCTTCGCCGCCATTTGGTTCACCATCTCCTACCTGCCGATTGCCCACATGGTGTGGGGCGGCGGTTTCCTGGCCGCCGATGGCGCGCTGGACTTCGCCGGCGGCACCGTGGTGCACATCAACGCCGCCAGCGCCGGCCTGATTGGCGCCTACCTGTTGGGCAAACGCGCCGGCTTCGGCAAGGAGGCGTTCAAACCGCATAACCTGCCGATGGTGTTTACCGGCGCTTCCATCCTGTATATCGGTTGGTTCGGTTTCAACGCCGGTTCCGCCAGCGCGGCGAACGGCATTGCGGCCCTGGCGTTCCTGAATACCGTGATTGCTACCGCAGGCGCCATCCTCTCCTGGACCTTCGCCGAGTGGATTGCGCGCGGTAAACCGTCGCTGCTGGGCGCCTGTTCCGGCTGCATCGCCGGGCTGGTCGCGGTCACGCCGGCTGCGGGCACCGTGGGCGTCGGCGGGGCGCTGATCATCGGCCTGGTGGGCGGCGTTGCCGGCCTGTGGGGCGTGGTCACGCTGAAGAAATGGCTGAAGGTGGACGACACCTGCGACGTGTTCGGCGTTCACGGGGTGTGCGGTATCGTCGGTTGTCTGTTGACCGGCGTATTCACCGCCTCTTCACTGGGCGGCACCGGCTATGCGGAAGGCGTGACCATGGGCCACCAGGTGTGGGTCCAGCTGCTGAGCGTAGCGATCACTCTGGTGTGGTCTGGCGTCGCTGCCTTTATCGCCTTCAAGATCGCCGGGGCCATCGTTGGCCTGCGGGTGCCGGAAGAGCAGGAGCGCGAAGGCCTGGACGTCAACAGCCACGGCGAGAGCGCCTACAACCAGTAA
- a CDS encoding winged helix-turn-helix domain-containing protein — translation MDVHKIALNDTLLENDAVILNNNDKTLLFKKEKVIIEMTELQRRFMLCLLSGIYKKNDIIRAVWFCNHETISDNNYYQMIFQCRSLLSRHGIPAEVIKTIPRFGVMLSFQTGGRKSAAVAGGEHAGGAWLKRVKRRLEAVNYKIALTITLIFSVAVCVGISV, via the coding sequence ATGGACGTACATAAGATTGCTCTGAACGACACCCTGCTTGAAAATGATGCCGTTATATTAAACAATAACGATAAGACGCTGTTGTTTAAAAAGGAAAAGGTTATTATTGAGATGACCGAATTGCAACGGCGATTCATGCTTTGTCTGCTCAGCGGGATATATAAGAAGAACGATATTATCCGTGCGGTATGGTTCTGCAACCATGAAACGATCAGCGACAATAACTATTATCAGATGATATTCCAGTGCCGCTCTTTGCTGTCGCGGCATGGCATTCCCGCTGAGGTGATCAAGACCATACCCCGTTTTGGCGTCATGCTGAGCTTCCAGACCGGCGGGCGAAAAAGCGCCGCCGTCGCCGGAGGTGAGCACGCCGGCGGCGCGTGGTTAAAGCGGGTAAAGCGCCGTTTAGAGGCCGTCAATTACAAAATCGCGCTGACAATAACGCTGATTTTTTCAGTGGCGGTGTGCGTGGGGATCTCGGTGTAG
- a CDS encoding Lrp/AsnC family transcriptional regulator: MLDKTDRKLLCMLQHDCTQSLQALAEAVNLTSTPCWKRLKRLEDEGYIRGRVALLDSEKLGLGLTAFVLIKTQQHSSEWYQTFVQLTAQMPEVLAFYRMAGEYDYLMQVEVADMKSYDSFYKRLVNGVPGLIDVTSSFAMEKIKYTTALPVPE; encoded by the coding sequence ATGTTAGATAAAACAGACCGTAAGCTGCTGTGCATGCTGCAGCACGACTGCACCCAGTCGCTGCAGGCGCTGGCCGAAGCGGTGAATTTGACCTCCACCCCGTGCTGGAAACGGCTGAAGCGGCTGGAGGACGAAGGCTATATACGCGGCCGGGTGGCGCTGCTGGACAGCGAAAAACTGGGCCTGGGGCTGACGGCCTTTGTGCTGATCAAAACCCAGCAGCACAGCAGCGAGTGGTATCAGACCTTCGTGCAGCTGACCGCGCAAATGCCTGAAGTCTTGGCGTTCTACCGCATGGCGGGGGAATACGACTACCTGATGCAGGTGGAGGTGGCGGACATGAAGAGCTACGACAGCTTCTACAAGCGGCTGGTCAACGGCGTGCCGGGCCTGATCGACGTCACCTCCAGCTTCGCCATGGAAAAAATCAAATACACTACCGCGCTGCCGGTGCCAGAGTGA
- a CDS encoding MGMT family protein, which produces MKPEDASFSQRVFHVVAAIPYGKVTTYGEVAQLAGSPRAARQVGGVLRRLPEGTSLPWHRVINRHGQISQQGEDFQRQRQALLAEGIIFGPHSTVDFQLYGWRG; this is translated from the coding sequence ATGAAACCAGAAGACGCCTCCTTTAGCCAACGCGTATTCCACGTGGTGGCCGCCATTCCCTATGGCAAAGTCACCACCTATGGCGAGGTGGCGCAGCTGGCGGGTTCGCCGCGCGCGGCGCGCCAGGTCGGCGGCGTCCTGCGGCGTTTACCGGAAGGCACCTCACTCCCCTGGCATCGGGTGATTAACCGTCACGGGCAGATTTCGCAGCAAGGGGAAGACTTTCAGCGCCAGCGGCAGGCGTTGCTGGCGGAGGGCATCATTTTTGGCCCACACAGCACGGTGGACTTTCAGCTGTACGGCTGGCGCGGGTAA